GGTTGATGTACCATAAACAATATATCCTGCAGCAACTTGTAAACTTCCTGGTTGTAAAAAATCTTCAAGTTGAACTGGTGTTCCAATTGCGCTAACTCTTCTGAAAATTGAGAAAATAGTACCTACCGATACGTTTACATCAATATTCGAAGATCCGTCTAAAGGATCCATCAGAACTACATATTTACCTTTATTAGTTTTGTCACTACCACATATTGATATGAATTCATCATTTTCTTCTGAAACAATTCCGCAAGCAATATCCCGTTTGGTTATTGAGTGGATAAATTTATCATTGGCAAACACATCTAGTTTTTGTTGATTTTCACCTTGAACGTTTACCTCGCCTGCACCGCCAATAATATCAACTAATCCTGCTTTGTTCACTTCGTGGTTTACCATTTTAGCAGCAAGCCTAATGCCGTTTAACAATTTTGATAGTTCGCCAGACGAATATTGGAAAGCAGATTGGTTTTCAATAATAAATTCTCCTAATGTCATGTGTGTGCTCATAGTTCTGTGTTTTTAGATGTGTGTCAAATTGTTTATTATAAATAGTCCTTCATTAACATGGCAGCACCTAGCGCACTGGCGTTTTTTCCTTTCGGAAATTTAATTTTTTGATTAGGCATCATTAAAGATAGAAACTCTACAAATATTTCATTCCTATTAAACCCGCCTGAAATATAGACCTCTTTAAGGTTGTTATTATGGTCTAAAACATGTTGA
The window above is part of the Algibacter sp. L3A6 genome. Proteins encoded here:
- the fbp gene encoding class 1 fructose-bisphosphatase, whose amino-acid sequence is MSTHMTLGEFIIENQSAFQYSSGELSKLLNGIRLAAKMVNHEVNKAGLVDIIGGAGEVNVQGENQQKLDVFANDKFIHSITKRDIACGIVSEENDEFISICGSDKTNKGKYVVLMDPLDGSSNIDVNVSVGTIFSIFRRVSAIGTPVQLEDFLQPGSLQVAAGYIVYGTSTMLVYTTGNGVNGFTLNPAIGSFYLSHANIQIPKKGNIYSVNEGNYSHFPQGVKDYIKYCQKDEEDRPYSARYIGSMVSDFHRNMLKGGIYMYPNCSKNKDGKLRLLYEANPIALLAEQAGGKATNGAQRILDMKPSEIHQRVPFFCGSTDMVDKLESFLTNTNTTKLH